In Populus nigra chromosome 10, ddPopNigr1.1, whole genome shotgun sequence, the following proteins share a genomic window:
- the LOC133704713 gene encoding glutathione S-transferase DHAR2-like isoform X2, with protein sequence MALEICVKAAVGAPNILGDCPFCQRVLLSLEEKKIPYKSHLINLGDKPQWFLEISPEGKVPVVKIDDKWVADSDVIVGILEEKNPEPPLATPPEFASVGSKIFPSFVKFLKSKDPNDGTEQALLEELKALDGHLKGPFIAGEKITAVDLSLAPKLYHLEVALGHFKNWTIPDNLTHVLNYIKLLFSRESFKETRAAEEHVIAGWEPKVNA encoded by the exons ATGGCTTTAGAGATCTGTGTCAAAGCTGCTGTTGGTGCCCCTAATATTCTCGGAGATT GCCCATTTTGCCAGAGAGTTCTGTTGAGTctggaagagaagaaaattccATACAAGTCTCATCTCATCAATCTGGGTGATAAACCTCAGTG gtttttggagATAAGCCCGGAAGGAAAGGTCCCAGTGGTGAAAATTGATGACAAATGGGTCGCAGATTCTGACGTGATTGTTGGTATCTTAGAGGAGAAAAACCCTGAACCCCCTCTTGCCACTCCTCCGGAATTTGCCTCTGT GGGTTCGAAGATATTCCCATCTTTTGTTAAGTTCTTGAAGAGCAAGGATCCCAATGATGGAACTGAGCAGGCTTTGCTTGAGGAATTGAAGGCATTGGATGGGCATCTCAAG GGTCCTTTCATTGCTGGGGAAAAGATCACAGCAGTGGATTTGAGCTTGGCTCCGAAGCTTTACCATCTTGAGGTTGCTCTTGGCCATTTCAAGAACTGGACTATCCCTGACAATTTGACACATGTCctcaactacattaag TTGTTGTTCTCCCGTGAATCTTTCAAGGAGACAAGAGCTGCCGAGGAACATGTCATTGCTGGATGGGAGCCAAAGGTCAACGCATGA
- the LOC133704713 gene encoding glutathione S-transferase DHAR2-like isoform X1: MALEICVKAAVGAPNILGDCPFCQRVLLSLEEKKIPYKSHLINLGDKPQWFLEISPEGKVPVVKIDDKWVADSDVIVGILEEKNPEPPLATPPEFASVGSKIFPSFVKFLKSKDPNDGTEQALLEELKALDGHLKVHGPFIAGEKITAVDLSLAPKLYHLEVALGHFKNWTIPDNLTHVLNYIKLLFSRESFKETRAAEEHVIAGWEPKVNA; this comes from the exons ATGGCTTTAGAGATCTGTGTCAAAGCTGCTGTTGGTGCCCCTAATATTCTCGGAGATT GCCCATTTTGCCAGAGAGTTCTGTTGAGTctggaagagaagaaaattccATACAAGTCTCATCTCATCAATCTGGGTGATAAACCTCAGTG gtttttggagATAAGCCCGGAAGGAAAGGTCCCAGTGGTGAAAATTGATGACAAATGGGTCGCAGATTCTGACGTGATTGTTGGTATCTTAGAGGAGAAAAACCCTGAACCCCCTCTTGCCACTCCTCCGGAATTTGCCTCTGT GGGTTCGAAGATATTCCCATCTTTTGTTAAGTTCTTGAAGAGCAAGGATCCCAATGATGGAACTGAGCAGGCTTTGCTTGAGGAATTGAAGGCATTGGATGGGCATCTCAAGGTGCAC GGTCCTTTCATTGCTGGGGAAAAGATCACAGCAGTGGATTTGAGCTTGGCTCCGAAGCTTTACCATCTTGAGGTTGCTCTTGGCCATTTCAAGAACTGGACTATCCCTGACAATTTGACACATGTCctcaactacattaag TTGTTGTTCTCCCGTGAATCTTTCAAGGAGACAAGAGCTGCCGAGGAACATGTCATTGCTGGATGGGAGCCAAAGGTCAACGCATGA